From Acidobacteriota bacterium:
GGTCTCACGACCTCACGCAGGGGACCGCGCTACCCTACTGCTCAGCGGTTCATAGGGGTGGGCTCCTTTCATCCCACGAGGAACACGCCGCTTCACGGCGCACCAAAACGCGCCTTGTCGGGAAAAGTCGCCGACCTTACGATGTGGGACCCTCGCCCAGACCCTGTCCTGGCCCTACCGGCACGTTTTGCAAACTGACGCCCTTCGACTTCGCTCAGGACTTCGCTGTCGGCTTGGTTCGAGGGGCCGCTCCGGAATCCGCTCGCCCGCCGGCTCCCCGCCGGACCGACTCTTAGTACTTCCGCACGTCGGCGGCGTCGAGGCGAACCTCGACGCCACGATTGATCATCGTGATCGCGACCAGGAGCAGGGTCTTGGGTCCTTTGTGAATCAGCCGCCCAGTCACACCCGTGAGGGGACCGTGGATGACCTCGACCATGTCGCCCTCGTGCAGGAGCGGACATGCATCAAACTGCAGCTCGGACGAGACGACGCGCTGGATGGCCTCAATCTCGGCGTGGGGAATCGGCGCCAGTGTACCGTCAAACGAGATGATCGTCGCGACGCCCACGCACTTGCGCACATCGAGCGCTACGCGCGGG
This genomic window contains:
- a CDS encoding UpxY family transcription antiterminator, with product MSVSEDTGAIDILIPEFVVADQSPWYAIWTRSRAEKSVVEQLERKRIEVFLPTIQRWSRWKDRKKKIDWPLFPGYCFARFDPRVALDVRKCVGVATIISFDGTLAPIPHAEIEAIQRVVSSELQFDACPLLHEGDMVEVIHGPLTGVTGRLIHKGPKTLLLVAITMINRGVEVRLDAADVRKY